One Cricetulus griseus strain 17A/GY chromosome 5, alternate assembly CriGri-PICRH-1.0, whole genome shotgun sequence genomic window carries:
- the Dazap1 gene encoding DAZ-associated protein 1 isoform X10, with product MMQRSSGLEVEVKRAEPRDSKNQAPGQAGASQWGSRVAPSAANGWAGQPPPTWQQGYGPQGMWVPAGQAIGGYGPPPAGRGAPPPPPPFTSYIVSTPPGGFPPPQGFPQGYGAPPQFSFGYGPPPPPPDQFAPPGVPPPPATPGAAPLAFPPPPSQAAPDMSKPPTAQPDFPYGQYAGYGQDLSGFGQGFSDPSQQPPSYGGPSVPGSGGPPAGGSGFGRGQNHNVQGFHPYRR from the exons ATGATGCAGAGAAGCAGCGGCCTCGAG GTGGAGGTTAAACGGGCTGAACCTCGGGACAGCAAAAACCAAGCACCAGGACAGGCAGGAGCCAGCCAGTGGGGCAGCCGCGTGGCACCCAGTGCAGCCAACGGCTGGGCAGGCCAGCCCccgcccacatggcagcaaggATATGGCCCACAAG gaatgtgggtgccagcaggACAGGCCATTG GTGGCTACGGCCCACCCCCTGCAGGCAGAGgagccccgcccccacccccgcccTTCACATCCTACATTGTATCTACACCACCTGGAGGCTTCCCCCCACCGCAGGGCTTCCCACAGGGCTATGGTGCCCCACCACAATTCA GTTTTGGCTATGGGCCCCCGCCTCCACCTCCTGATCAATTCGCCCCTCCAGGGGTTCCTCCTCCACCTGCCACCCCAGGGGCTGCCCCACTGGCCTTCCCGCCACCTCCGTCTCAGGCTGCCCCTGACATGAGCAAACCCCCAACAGCCCAGCCGGATTTCCCCTATGGTCAGTATG CAGGTTACGGGCAGGACTTGAGCGGCTTCGGCCAGGGCTTCTCAGACCCCAGCCAGCAGCCTCCCTCCTACGGGGGCCCTTCAGTGCCAGGCTCGGGGGGTCCCCCCGCTGGTGGCAGCGGCTTCGGACGCGGGCAGAACCACAACGTGCAGGGCTTCCATCCCTACCGGCGCTAG
- the Rps15 gene encoding 40S ribosomal protein S15 isoform X2, which produces MAEVEQKKKRTFRKFTYRGVDLDQLLDMSYEQLMQLYSARQRRRLNRGLRRKQHSLLKRLRKAKKEAPPMEKPEVVKTHLRDMIILPEMVGSMVGVYNGKTFNQVEIKPEMIGHYLGEFSITYKPVKHGRPGIGATHSSRFIPLK; this is translated from the exons ATG GCGGAAGTTGAGCAGAAGAAGAAGCGGACGTTCCGCAAGTTCACCTACCGCGGCGTGGACCTGGACCAGCTGCTGGACATGTCCTA CGAGCAGCTGATGCAGCTGTACAGCGCCCGGCAGAGGCGACGGCTAAACCGCGGCCTGCGGCGGAAGCAGCACTCATTACTGAAGCGCCTGAGAAAGGCCAAGAAGGAGGCGCCGCCCATGGAGAAGCCCGAGGTGGTGAAGACCCACCTGAGGGACATGATCATCCTGCCAGAGATGGTGGGCAGCATGGTCGGTGTGTACAATGGGAAGACATTCAACCAGGTCGAGATAAAA CCAGAGATGATCGGCCACTACCTGGGCGAGTTCTCAATCACCTACAAGCCGGTGAAGCATGGCCGGCCTGGCATCGGTGCCACCCACTCCTCCCGGTTCATCCCCCTCAAGTAA